ACGGGCTACGCCTTCCTCGCCATCCAGCGCGACTCGGCGGCGCTCGCCCGCGCCGTCGTCACCTCCGTGTTAGGCCAGGCATCGCGCCCCCGCGGCTCCGTCGCCCGCTGGCTCGACCACGTCTTCCTGCGCCGCCTCCATGCCGCCCCCACCGCCGCGCCGGCCCTCTTCACCCGCCTGTTCGCCGTCGCGGACCCCGACGCCCTCGTCCGCTTCCTGTCCGACGTCGGCTCGCCCGGCGACGCGGCCCGCGTGATCACCGCGTTGCCGCCGCTGCCCTTCGTCGCCGAAGCGTGCCGCCTGGCGGCCGCGTGACGTATCCCGCGGCGCCTGCCGGGCCGTGGCTCGCCCGCTGGCGCGCGTGGCACGCCCGCGCCGCGGGGCTGACGCTCTCGGCTATCGTCGTCACCGCACTCGTCGCCCCCGCGGGCGTGCGCCCGGGCACGGCCGTGCAGGTCGCCGCCCTCGCCGCCGCCGTCGCGGTCTTCGGCGTCCCGCACGGCGCGCTCGACCCGCTCGTCGGGCGCCGCTGGCTTTCGCCGCGCTTCGGCGTCGGCTGGTGGGCGCCCTTCCACGGCGCCTACGTCGTGTTAGGCGCCGCGGTCGTCGTCGGCTGGACGTTCGTCCCCGCCGCGACGCTCACCGCGTTTCTCGCCGCCTCCGCGCTCCATTTCGGCCTCGGCGACGGCGCGCGCGAGCGCGCGCCGCGCCGCCTCGCCTGGGCGGAGGTGCTCGTCCGCGGCGCCGCGCCGGTCGTCGTCCCCGCGCTCGCCCACCCCGACGCCGTCGCGCAGGCCTTCGCCTGGGTCGCGCCCAACGCGTCGCCTGGCGGACGCGCCGCGATCGTCACCGCGTCCGCGTGGTGCGCCCGCTGGGTCGTCGTCCCAGGCTGCGCCTTTTTCGCCCTCGCACACACCGCCGGGGCGTGGCGCGCCGCCCGACGCGCGACGAGCCGCCAGCCCCGCCCTCGTCCCCGCGCGGCACGACGTCTCGCCACCGTCCACCTGACCGACGCGCTCGAGTGCCTCGCCGTCCCGGCCGTCGCCGCGCTACTCCCGCCGTTCCTCGCCTTCCTCGTCTACTTCTGCGTCCTCCACTCCGCGCGCCACGCCCTCGCGCTGGCCGCGGCCCTCGACGCCGCGTCTCCCCGCCGCGCGTGGGCCCGCTTCACCCGGGCCGCCGTCCCCGCCACCGCGGCCACGCTCGCGTTAGGCGCCGCCGCGTGGCTCGCACTCTCGCGCGGGGCGGACGCCGCCGCCGGCGCCGCCCCGGCCGCCGTCCGCGTCCTCTTCGCCGGCCTCGCCGCCCTGACCGCCCCGCACACGCTCCTCACGGCCCTCGCCGGCGAGGGCCTCGGCGGCGCGCCGCCCGCCCGGCATGCCGACGCGGCGCCCGCGGCCCGGTCAGCCCGCCTCGCGCCCCGGCCCGTTCAGCTTGTTCCGCAGCGTGCGGACCGAGATGCCTAACAACTCCGACGCCCGCGTGCGGTTGCCCTTCGCCACCGCGAGCGCCCGCTCGATCAACACCGCCTCCGCCCGCGTCACGTCGAGCGAGTGCAGTACCACGCGCATCGGGTCGTCGGCGCCGCCGTCCGGCCCGGCCGCGCCGTTCGACGCCGCGAGCGCGGCCAGCGCCGCGCCCCGCGCCCCGGGCCCGGTCGCGCCGATCCCCGCCCCCGCGAGCCCGAACCGCCCCGGCTCCAACGCGTGCGGCAGCAACGTCGCCTCGGGCGACAGGATCACCGCGCGCTCGATCACGTGCTGCAACTCGCGCACGTTCCCCGGCCATGCGTACCGCTGCAGCGCGGCCATCGTCTCCGGCGCGATCCCGTCGAACCGCTTCCCCATCTCGTCCGCCGTCCGCACCGCGAACCGCGTCGCCAGCAGCGGCACGTCCTCCGGCCGCTCCCGCAAGGGCGGGATCGACAGCGGGATCACGCTCAGCCGGTAGTACAGGTCCTGCCGGAACGTCCCCGCCGCCGCCTCCGCGGCGAGGTCGCGGTTGGTCGTCGCGATGATCCGCACGTCGACCTTCACGGGCTGCGTGCCGCCCACCCGCTCGAACTCCTGTTCCTGCAACACCCGCAGCAGCTTCGCCTGCAGGTCGAGCCGCATCTCGCTCACCTCGTCCAGCAGCAGCGTCCCGCGGTGGGCGCGCTCGAACGCGCCCTCCACCCGCCGGATCGCCCCCGTGAACGCGCCCTTCTCGTGCCCGAACAGCGCGCTCTCGATCAGCCCTTCCGGCAGCGCCGCGCAGTTGAGCTGGATGAACGGCCGGTCGCGCCGCTCGCTCTGGTCGTGCACCGCCCGCGCGAACAGCTCCTTCCCCGTCCCACTCTCGCCCTGCAGTAACACGGTCGCGCGCGTCGGCGCCGCGGTCTTCACCGTCTGCAACAGCCGCCGCATCGCCGGCGAGTCGCCGACGA
The Gemmatimonadetes bacterium T265 genome window above contains:
- a CDS encoding acetoacetate metabolism regulatory protein AtoC; amino-acid sequence: MATILWVDDDASVGLILDDTLRRAGHEPVGARHVAEALHVLERSAIDLVISDYRMPGITGLEFLTMLQREGHDVPVIMLTGHASIEHAVTAIKAGAVDYITKPVRPQQLELAVDQALEYVRLKRENEALRREVSAIRSERQIVGDSPAMRRLLQTVKTAAPTRATVLLQGESGTGKELFARAVHDQSERRDRPFIQLNCAALPEGLIESALFGHEKGAFTGAIRRVEGAFERAHRGTLLLDEVSEMRLDLQAKLLRVLQEQEFERVGGTQPVKVDVRIIATTNRDLAAEAAAGTFRQDLYYRLSVIPLSIPPLRERPEDVPLLATRFAVRTADEMGKRFDGIAPETMAALQRYAWPGNVRELQHVIERAVILSPEATLLPHALEPGRFGLAGAGIGATGPGARGAALAALAASNGAAGPDGGADDPMRVVLHSLDVTRAEAVLIERALAVAKGNRTRASELLGISVRTLRNKLNGPGREAG